A region of Natribaculum luteum DNA encodes the following proteins:
- a CDS encoding potassium channel family protein produces MALWQSRRTWYYIGLVATATVVLTLTYNYGMSAWEGRPQPLYRSLEIVFQSFTTTGYGEDSPWQSPQMNLLVIGIQLTGIGLILTAVDVFAVPWLQTALAPSPPERVSGLEDHVVVCEYTSRVEVFVAELESRDREYVIVEPDLDVATELHEEDYRVVHGDPESVQVLERAGIGTATAVVADAADDTNASIVLSAREANPDVRVVTLIEDRELAEYHWIAGADEVLSPRQLVGESLAAQVPTAVTPVVDEGVEIVDDVELVELSVEPGSELCERAVGEARLRDRFGVDVIGAWFDGEFQSPIDPDATIDARTRLLVAGEPGQIEALREEASSTIQQLAPQRVLIAGYGDSGTAAANAFADQGTEVTVLDLEEKDGVDVVGDARDPDVLSEAGLENASAIIVTTGDDTTAIFTTLIAWDQNPDLEIIVRATEPENVQKLYRAGADYVQSLATVSGRMMASTVLEDEEVLAFGQQIEVTRLPVDGLAGRTLVEADVRAKTGCTVLAVERGGETITEFDPDSFRLESDDHVVLAGTDESVAEFERQYA; encoded by the coding sequence ATGGCGTTGTGGCAGTCCCGTCGAACCTGGTACTACATCGGGCTGGTCGCTACGGCGACCGTCGTCCTCACGTTGACGTACAACTACGGGATGTCGGCGTGGGAAGGCCGCCCACAGCCGCTGTATCGTTCCCTGGAGATCGTCTTCCAGAGCTTTACGACCACCGGCTACGGGGAGGACTCGCCGTGGCAGTCCCCCCAGATGAACCTGCTCGTGATCGGGATACAACTCACCGGGATCGGCCTGATCCTCACGGCGGTGGACGTGTTCGCCGTTCCCTGGCTGCAGACCGCGCTCGCCCCGTCACCGCCGGAGCGGGTGTCGGGACTCGAGGATCACGTCGTCGTCTGTGAGTACACGTCGCGCGTGGAGGTGTTCGTCGCAGAACTCGAGTCACGAGACCGGGAGTACGTCATCGTCGAACCGGACCTGGACGTCGCGACCGAGTTACACGAGGAAGACTACCGGGTCGTCCACGGCGATCCCGAATCCGTGCAGGTACTCGAGCGTGCAGGCATCGGGACGGCGACGGCGGTCGTGGCGGACGCAGCCGACGACACGAACGCGAGCATCGTGCTGTCCGCGCGGGAGGCGAATCCCGACGTTCGGGTGGTGACGCTGATCGAAGACCGGGAACTGGCCGAGTATCACTGGATCGCGGGCGCGGACGAGGTGCTGTCGCCCCGCCAGCTCGTCGGCGAGAGCCTCGCAGCCCAGGTGCCGACGGCGGTGACGCCCGTGGTCGATGAAGGCGTCGAGATCGTCGACGACGTGGAACTCGTCGAACTCTCCGTCGAGCCGGGGAGCGAACTCTGCGAACGAGCCGTCGGCGAAGCGAGGCTCCGCGACCGCTTCGGCGTGGACGTCATCGGCGCGTGGTTCGACGGAGAGTTCCAGAGTCCGATCGATCCGGACGCCACGATCGACGCACGAACGCGGCTGCTGGTCGCCGGCGAGCCAGGGCAGATCGAGGCGCTACGCGAAGAAGCGTCGTCGACGATCCAGCAGCTGGCACCACAGCGAGTCCTGATCGCCGGGTACGGCGACTCCGGGACGGCAGCGGCGAACGCGTTCGCCGATCAGGGGACGGAAGTGACCGTCCTCGACCTCGAGGAGAAAGACGGCGTCGACGTCGTCGGCGACGCTCGCGATCCGGACGTGCTGTCCGAGGCGGGCCTCGAGAACGCGTCGGCGATCATCGTCACGACGGGCGACGACACGACCGCGATCTTCACGACGCTGATCGCGTGGGACCAGAATCCCGACCTCGAGATCATCGTCCGGGCGACCGAACCGGAGAACGTCCAGAAGCTCTACCGGGCGGGGGCGGATTACGTCCAGTCGCTGGCGACGGTCAGCGGCCGGATGATGGCGTCGACGGTGCTAGAAGACGAGGAGGTGCTGGCGTTCGGCCAGCAGATCGAGGTGACGAGGCTACCCGTGGACGGCCTGGCGGGCCGAACGCTCGTCGAGGCGGACGTGCGGGCAAAGACCGGCTGTACCGTCCTCGCCGTCGAGAGAGGTGGGGAGACGATCACCGAGTTCGACCCCGACTCGTTCCGACTCGAGTCCGACGACCACGTCGTCCTGGCCGGCACCGACGAGAGCGTCGCCGAGTTCGAGCGCCAGTACGCCTGA
- a CDS encoding TIGR04024 family LLM class F420-dependent oxidoreductase encodes MTDRTLHLPVAAQPSVDSLVNLAVLGEEYGYERAWLPETWGRDAVTVLTSMAHETEEIGLGPSILNIYSRSPALLAQTATTLQEVADGRMRFGIGPSGPAVIEGWHGADFERPLRRTREYLEIMRTVMAGETLNYDGDVFSLAGFRLRCDPPEEPVPIDAAGMGPKSVELAGRFADGWHAIVFTPDGLRERLEDLERGIELGDRDPEDVRTTLSITACALEDGERARRLARQHLAFYVGAMGTYYRESLSRQGYEQEANEIAAAWASGDQERACSLISDDLLDDLGAVGTPEHAREQLRKFEEIDGLDAVAVSFPRGATTDELESTIEALAPDV; translated from the coding sequence ATGACAGATCGTACACTCCACTTGCCCGTCGCAGCACAGCCGAGCGTCGACTCGCTCGTGAACCTCGCCGTCCTCGGCGAAGAGTACGGCTACGAACGCGCGTGGCTCCCCGAGACGTGGGGCCGCGACGCCGTCACCGTCCTGACCAGCATGGCCCACGAGACCGAGGAGATCGGTCTCGGGCCGAGCATCCTGAACATCTACTCCCGGTCGCCCGCGCTGCTGGCCCAGACCGCGACGACGTTACAGGAGGTCGCCGACGGCCGCATGCGCTTTGGCATCGGCCCCAGCGGCCCCGCCGTCATCGAGGGCTGGCACGGGGCCGACTTCGAGCGGCCGCTCCGGCGCACCCGCGAGTACCTCGAGATCATGCGCACGGTCATGGCGGGCGAGACGCTCAACTACGACGGCGACGTCTTCTCGCTGGCCGGCTTCCGTCTGCGCTGTGACCCCCCCGAGGAGCCCGTCCCGATCGACGCCGCTGGCATGGGCCCCAAGTCGGTCGAACTCGCCGGGCGCTTCGCCGACGGCTGGCACGCCATCGTCTTCACGCCCGACGGACTGCGAGAGCGCCTCGAGGACCTCGAGCGGGGGATCGAACTCGGCGACCGCGACCCCGAGGACGTCCGCACCACGCTGTCGATCACGGCGTGTGCACTCGAGGACGGCGAACGCGCCCGACGACTCGCCCGCCAGCACCTCGCGTTCTACGTCGGCGCGATGGGCACCTACTACCGGGAATCGCTCTCGAGACAGGGTTACGAACAGGAGGCAAACGAGATCGCGGCGGCGTGGGCGAGCGGCGACCAGGAGCGGGCGTGTTCGCTCATCTCGGACGACTTACTCGACGATCTCGGTGCCGTCGGCACGCCCGAGCACGCCCGCGAACAGCTGCGGAAGTTCGAGGAGATCGACGGCCTCGACGCCGTCGCCGTCAGCTTCCCCCGCGGTGCGACGACAGACGAACTCGAGTCGACGATCGAGGCGCTGGCACCCGACGTCTGA
- a CDS encoding MBL fold metallo-hydrolase: protein MTAERVAVGQGTPEGTNSAYVLPDRGVVIDPGPPTESAWTDLREGLERVGLALESIDHVLVTHWHADHAGLAPRLAETADATLAMGDDDAALIADYAAERDRRLRRDVATMRRWGVPDDAVDVVIAGDEPSPMPDEFPVEPLADGDVVAGLEVLETPGHTLGHIAFVAADAIAVGDAVLSTYTPNVGGSDTRTTDPLADFDRTLECLESRPETLLPGHGTTVDPDRIETIRSHHRERTDRVLAALESRTAATPWDVARDLFGDLEGIHVKFGAGEAAAHLERLERAGRIERVRDDPVTYERERP from the coding sequence ATGACCGCCGAACGCGTCGCCGTCGGGCAGGGCACGCCCGAGGGAACCAACAGCGCGTACGTACTTCCGGATCGAGGCGTCGTGATCGATCCGGGTCCGCCGACCGAATCCGCCTGGACCGACCTCCGCGAGGGACTCGAGCGCGTCGGACTCGCCCTCGAGTCGATCGATCACGTCCTCGTCACCCACTGGCACGCAGACCACGCCGGACTCGCGCCGCGGCTGGCCGAGACAGCAGACGCCACGCTCGCGATGGGCGACGACGACGCGGCGCTGATCGCCGACTACGCGGCCGAACGGGACCGACGGCTCCGCCGCGACGTGGCGACGATGCGACGCTGGGGGGTCCCCGACGACGCGGTCGACGTCGTGATCGCCGGCGACGAGCCGTCGCCGATGCCCGACGAGTTCCCGGTCGAACCGCTCGCCGACGGTGACGTCGTCGCGGGCCTCGAGGTCCTCGAGACGCCCGGGCACACGCTCGGCCACATCGCCTTCGTCGCCGCCGACGCGATCGCCGTCGGCGACGCCGTCCTCTCGACGTACACGCCGAACGTCGGCGGCAGCGACACCCGGACGACCGATCCACTCGCCGACTTCGACCGGACGCTCGAGTGTCTCGAGTCACGCCCGGAGACGCTCCTGCCGGGCCACGGGACGACCGTCGACCCCGACAGGATCGAGACGATCCGCTCACACCACCGGGAGCGAACCGACCGAGTGCTCGCGGCACTCGAGTCCAGGACGGCGGCGACGCCGTGGGACGTTGCCCGCGACCTGTTCGGCGACCTCGAGGGAATCCACGTCAAGTTCGGGGCCGGCGAGGCGGCGGCACACCTCGAGCGGCTCGAGCGAGCGGGGAGAATCGAGCGTGTCCGCGACGATCCGGTCACGTACGAACGCGAACGTCCGTGA
- a CDS encoding DUF2196 domain-containing protein gives MSADLPTRNELVTGMAVEVEQENGDRIVGKIGAILSDERTHPEGILVKLESGARGRVEEIAPET, from the coding sequence ATGTCTGCCGACCTGCCGACGAGAAACGAACTCGTGACCGGGATGGCCGTCGAAGTCGAACAGGAGAACGGTGACAGGATCGTCGGCAAGATCGGTGCGATCCTGTCCGACGAGCGCACGCACCCAGAGGGAATCCTCGTGAAACTCGAGTCCGGCGCTCGGGGCCGGGTCGAGGAGATCGCGCCGGAGACCTAA
- a CDS encoding 6-hydroxymethylpterin diphosphokinase MptE-like protein has translation MQFDEWEPVYETILESFGFDRTADERARDVLASQTTAFDLETLSSIRGATVAVAGAGPSLESGAALERAREADVVVAASTAVDVLERHDVSVDCMVTDLDKNPGTVHRLTETGTPVAVHAHGDNVPAVRAVVPDCVDEFVLPTTQAEPRGPVRNFGGFTDGDRAAFLADHLGAARLAFVGWDFDDPSVDAMKAQKLEWAERLLYWLECRRDERFAVLDGRRDGIDAAALPLE, from the coding sequence ATGCAGTTCGACGAGTGGGAACCGGTATACGAGACGATCCTCGAGTCGTTCGGGTTCGATCGCACGGCGGACGAACGCGCGCGGGACGTCCTCGCCTCGCAGACGACAGCGTTCGACCTCGAGACGCTCTCGTCGATCCGGGGAGCGACTGTCGCCGTCGCCGGCGCGGGACCCTCACTCGAGTCCGGGGCCGCCCTCGAGCGCGCTCGCGAGGCCGACGTCGTCGTCGCCGCCTCGACGGCGGTCGACGTCCTCGAGCGCCACGACGTGAGCGTCGACTGCATGGTGACGGACCTGGACAAGAACCCGGGGACGGTTCACCGGCTCACGGAGACGGGGACGCCGGTCGCCGTCCACGCACACGGAGACAACGTCCCGGCAGTCCGTGCGGTCGTCCCCGACTGCGTCGACGAGTTCGTCCTGCCGACGACGCAGGCCGAGCCCCGTGGGCCGGTCCGGAACTTCGGCGGCTTCACCGACGGCGACCGCGCCGCCTTCCTCGCCGACCACCTCGGGGCCGCCCGTCTCGCGTTCGTCGGCTGGGACTTCGACGACCCGTCGGTCGACGCGATGAAAGCGCAGAAACTCGAGTGGGCAGAGCGCCTGCTCTACTGGCTCGAGTGCCGCCGCGACGAGCGCTTTGCCGTTCTCGACGGCCGGCGAGACGGGATCGACGCGGCGGCGCTGCCGCTCGAGTGA
- the folP gene encoding dihydropteroate synthase — protein MDSVDAAGLGIGDQYPPRIMGVLNVSEESPYDPSVYDDPGEAARYVDEQLIDQGADVVDVGLESANKRFEVLTAQQELERLHVAIETLESVSGDAVFSIETRYAAVADEALSQGFDMVNDVCGFADPEMPTVCDEHDAAVVKMASPPDLERPGAIEETDWAECKSEEWVREADYVDMVYEALKQNGLTEKTIVDPAFGGWSEAQTLADDRETFRRLREFRALGKPMLVSINRKNFLGEIADRETDERLPVSLAATSMAVERGAHVIRTHDVAETRDAALIGAAFSEQSTTTRDDVTVSRLDVGSTRELHAHLAERDVDPELAADWVHHAFEIDGLTADERGVLERVAGESGAVWIDLASGRSLLVGSTAAIERVAAGIRDEDGRLSVIEDELERRTR, from the coding sequence ATGGACAGCGTCGACGCGGCCGGGCTCGGGATCGGCGACCAGTACCCGCCCCGGATCATGGGCGTGTTGAACGTCAGCGAGGAGTCGCCGTACGACCCGAGCGTCTACGACGATCCCGGCGAGGCCGCCCGCTACGTCGACGAACAGTTGATCGACCAGGGAGCCGACGTCGTCGACGTGGGACTCGAGTCGGCGAACAAACGCTTCGAGGTTCTCACCGCCCAGCAGGAACTCGAGCGCCTCCACGTCGCCATCGAGACGCTCGAGAGCGTCTCCGGCGACGCGGTCTTCTCGATCGAGACGCGCTACGCCGCCGTCGCAGACGAGGCGCTCTCGCAGGGATTCGATATGGTCAACGACGTCTGTGGCTTCGCCGACCCTGAGATGCCGACCGTTTGTGACGAGCACGACGCAGCCGTCGTCAAGATGGCCAGCCCGCCGGACCTCGAACGACCGGGCGCGATCGAGGAGACCGACTGGGCCGAATGCAAGAGCGAGGAGTGGGTACGCGAGGCCGACTACGTCGACATGGTTTACGAGGCGCTGAAACAGAACGGCCTCACGGAGAAGACGATCGTCGATCCCGCCTTCGGCGGCTGGAGCGAGGCACAGACGCTCGCGGACGACCGCGAGACGTTCCGTCGCCTGCGGGAGTTTCGCGCGCTCGGCAAGCCGATGCTGGTCTCGATCAACCGGAAGAACTTCCTCGGCGAGATCGCCGACCGCGAGACCGACGAGCGCCTGCCGGTCAGCCTGGCGGCCACGTCGATGGCCGTCGAGCGTGGCGCACACGTGATTCGCACTCACGACGTCGCCGAGACGCGGGACGCGGCCCTGATCGGAGCGGCGTTTTCCGAGCAGTCCACGACGACTCGAGACGACGTCACGGTCTCGCGGCTGGACGTTGGGTCGACGAGGGAGCTGCACGCACACCTCGCCGAGCGGGACGTCGATCCCGAACTGGCGGCCGACTGGGTCCACCACGCCTTCGAGATCGACGGCCTGACCGCAGACGAGCGAGGCGTCCTCGAGCGCGTCGCAGGCGAGAGCGGCGCGGTGTGGATCGATCTCGCGAGCGGTCGGTCGCTGCTGGTCGGATCGACGGCGGCAATCGAGCGCGTGGCAGCCGGAATTCGGGACGAAGACGGCCGGCTGTCGGTGATCGAGGACGAACTCGAACGACGCACCCGGTAA
- a CDS encoding RNA methyltransferase, protein MSDGRPEDGASTRRDPPAVAIVDAQTPGNVGTIARAMKNFGFDDLLLVDPPELDPDGEAYGFAGHAREDVLPNAQQVTFDHLVENYHTIGCTAVTGEDDRSHVRFPFSTPADLADRLPTVDAPTALVFGRERVGLTNEELARIDEICSIPASAEYPVLNLGQAATIVLYELRDLALAETQLPDVERVRAPEPMVERLYDEWAALLAEINHPVEKREKTMRMIRRVYGRADPTEREINTFLGLLRRATERPDLEER, encoded by the coding sequence ATGAGTGACGGCCGACCGGAAGACGGTGCGTCCACCCGTCGCGATCCGCCCGCCGTCGCCATCGTCGACGCACAGACGCCCGGGAACGTCGGCACCATCGCCCGGGCGATGAAGAACTTCGGGTTCGACGACCTCCTGCTCGTCGACCCGCCGGAACTCGACCCCGACGGCGAGGCCTACGGCTTCGCGGGTCACGCCCGCGAGGACGTCCTCCCGAACGCCCAGCAGGTCACGTTCGACCACCTCGTCGAGAACTACCACACGATCGGCTGTACCGCCGTGACGGGCGAGGACGACCGCAGCCACGTCCGCTTCCCGTTCTCGACGCCCGCCGATCTCGCCGACCGCCTCCCAACGGTCGACGCTCCTACCGCGCTCGTCTTCGGCCGCGAGCGCGTCGGCCTCACCAACGAGGAACTCGCCCGGATCGACGAGATCTGCTCGATCCCGGCCAGCGCCGAGTATCCCGTCCTCAACCTCGGCCAGGCCGCGACGATCGTCCTCTACGAACTCCGTGATCTCGCGCTCGCCGAAACCCAGTTGCCGGACGTCGAGCGCGTTCGCGCCCCCGAACCGATGGTCGAGCGCCTGTACGACGAGTGGGCCGCCCTGCTCGCGGAGATCAACCACCCCGTGGAGAAACGCGAGAAGACGATGCGGATGATCCGCCGCGTGTACGGTCGCGCGGACCCGACCGAGCGAGAGATCAACACGTTCCTCGGACTATTACGCCGGGCGACTGAACGGCCGGACCTCGAGGAGCGGTGA
- a CDS encoding YIP1 family protein — protein sequence MDGRLQRLLADPARFFETASPSLSRSASVPAAIGVLCLGVFPPVQSLLRSPMIPDEEVLGAFPPIRYATAGWEVSLPGLFGIILATLIVGPAFFWLVYTAIFHVLSWPVASERGFGRTAALVAWGFVPLLFGNVVVLALLLVAFPATPTELWSVGVTLPARIYALPPDPGLAFVVANGFSILCTLWSGYLWAHAVAVARGVTFRQAIVVVAVPVVLSLGPI from the coding sequence ATGGACGGTCGCTTGCAGCGTCTCCTCGCCGATCCCGCCAGGTTTTTCGAGACCGCGTCACCCTCGCTGTCGCGGTCGGCCAGCGTGCCCGCAGCGATCGGCGTGCTGTGTCTCGGGGTGTTCCCGCCGGTTCAGTCGCTGTTGCGGTCGCCGATGATTCCCGACGAGGAGGTCCTCGGCGCGTTTCCGCCGATCCGGTACGCGACGGCGGGTTGGGAAGTATCCCTTCCGGGCCTCTTTGGGATCATACTCGCGACCCTGATCGTCGGTCCTGCGTTCTTCTGGCTCGTGTATACGGCGATTTTTCACGTGCTGTCATGGCCGGTCGCGAGCGAGCGCGGGTTCGGCCGGACTGCGGCGCTGGTCGCCTGGGGGTTCGTCCCTCTGCTGTTCGGCAACGTCGTCGTACTGGCGCTCCTGCTGGTCGCGTTCCCAGCGACGCCGACGGAACTCTGGAGCGTCGGGGTCACGCTCCCCGCCCGGATCTACGCGCTGCCGCCGGATCCCGGCCTGGCGTTCGTGGTGGCGAACGGCTTCTCGATCCTCTGTACGCTCTGGTCGGGCTACCTGTGGGCACACGCAGTTGCCGTCGCTCGAGGCGTGACGTTCCGACAGGCGATTGTCGTCGTGGCCGTCCCGGTCGTGCTCTCGCTCGGGCCGATCTGA
- a CDS encoding ABC transporter ATP-binding protein — protein MTAIETHDLTKRYGDVVALDGIDLSIREGEVFGFLGPNGAGKTTTIDLLLDFIRPTAGSATVLGYDAQVEADAVRERVGVLPDGFDLWERSSGYRHLEFAIESKGGDEDPDGLLERVGLEQEDARRHVGDYSKGMKQRLAMAMTLVGDPDLLILDEPSTGLDPHGIRTMQELVRERAADGTTVFFSSHILSQVSAVCDRVGILDEGELVTVDTIEGLRETAGAGSRLVVRVADEPTVDLEGIEGVTDVAFGDGSVTATYVEPAAKATVVHRLVENGVDVLDFEIREPTLEDLFEAYTNGDLKATDGQATKASPSATTAGSADVASVEVDR, from the coding sequence ATGACGGCGATCGAAACGCACGACCTGACGAAACGCTACGGCGACGTCGTCGCGCTCGACGGCATCGATCTATCGATACGCGAGGGAGAAGTGTTCGGCTTTCTCGGGCCGAACGGGGCCGGCAAGACGACGACCATCGACCTGCTGCTAGACTTCATCAGACCGACCGCCGGCTCCGCGACCGTTCTGGGATACGACGCGCAGGTGGAGGCGGACGCGGTCCGCGAGCGAGTCGGCGTCCTTCCGGACGGCTTCGACCTCTGGGAACGGTCGTCCGGCTACCGCCATCTGGAGTTCGCGATCGAATCGAAAGGCGGCGACGAGGACCCCGACGGCCTGCTCGAGCGGGTCGGCCTCGAGCAGGAGGACGCACGACGCCACGTCGGCGACTACTCGAAGGGGATGAAACAGCGGCTCGCGATGGCGATGACCCTGGTCGGCGATCCCGACCTGCTGATCCTCGACGAACCCTCCACTGGGCTCGATCCCCACGGCATCCGAACGATGCAGGAGCTGGTACGAGAGCGGGCCGCCGACGGGACGACCGTCTTTTTCTCCTCGCACATCCTCAGCCAGGTGTCGGCGGTCTGTGACCGCGTCGGCATCCTCGACGAGGGCGAGCTCGTGACGGTCGACACCATCGAGGGACTTCGGGAGACCGCAGGCGCGGGCTCGCGACTCGTCGTCCGCGTCGCCGACGAACCGACGGTCGACCTCGAGGGGATCGAAGGCGTAACCGACGTCGCCTTCGGGGACGGGTCGGTGACGGCGACCTACGTCGAGCCAGCGGCGAAGGCGACCGTCGTCCACCGACTCGTCGAGAACGGCGTCGACGTGCTCGACTTCGAGATTCGTGAACCGACGCTCGAGGATCTCTTCGAGGCGTACACGAACGGCGATCTGAAGGCGACCGACGGCCAGGCCACGAAAGCGAGTCCGTCGGCGACGACCGCGGGGTCGGCCGACGTTGCGAGCGTGGAGGTGGATCGATGA
- a CDS encoding ABC transporter permease: protein MSYRLVARKDFEDVVRSKMLWSILGVFVLLMAIISFGIGTNDLGDATWVEILGLFNSLGAQLLIPVTALIFGYMAIAGERQSGSLRILFGLSHDRRDVVFGKFCSRVAIMVVAAVLLCLVTLGVALALFGVPDVGTFLAFAGLTVLLAASFTGIAVGISSLTGNRAKAMGGAIGSYVVFVLLWHPFVAAVHYLSAGELVGYDAPSWYFLLLRLNPLVAYRDALGLLTDQYLWPIIGWSTIVEDVSMEQASGDALLLTNRLSGDLPFYLTEWGSVVVLLAWLVVPVAVGYWHFSRADLN from the coding sequence ATGAGTTACCGACTCGTCGCGCGCAAGGACTTCGAGGACGTCGTCCGCTCGAAGATGCTCTGGTCGATCCTTGGCGTGTTCGTGTTGCTGATGGCGATCATCTCCTTTGGCATCGGCACGAACGACCTCGGCGACGCGACGTGGGTCGAGATCCTCGGACTGTTCAACTCGCTCGGCGCCCAACTGCTGATCCCGGTCACGGCCCTGATCTTCGGCTACATGGCCATCGCCGGGGAGCGCCAGTCCGGGAGTCTCCGGATCCTGTTCGGCCTCTCGCACGACCGCCGCGACGTCGTCTTCGGCAAGTTCTGTAGCCGCGTCGCCATCATGGTGGTCGCCGCGGTCTTGCTCTGTCTCGTGACCCTCGGGGTGGCGCTCGCGTTGTTCGGCGTTCCCGACGTCGGGACCTTTCTCGCGTTTGCCGGATTGACGGTGCTGCTCGCGGCTTCCTTTACCGGGATCGCGGTCGGCATCTCGTCGCTGACCGGGAACCGCGCGAAGGCCATGGGCGGAGCGATCGGCAGCTACGTCGTGTTCGTGCTGCTGTGGCATCCGTTCGTCGCCGCCGTCCACTACCTGAGCGCCGGCGAACTCGTGGGCTACGATGCGCCGAGTTGGTACTTCCTGCTGTTACGGCTGAACCCGCTCGTGGCGTACCGGGACGCGCTGGGGCTGCTGACCGACCAGTACCTCTGGCCGATAATCGGCTGGTCGACCATCGTCGAGGACGTCTCCATGGAGCAGGCGTCGGGAGACGCCCTGTTGCTCACCAATCGACTGAGCGGCGACCTCCCGTTTTACCTGACCGAGTGGGGAAGCGTCGTCGTCCTGCTTGCGTGGCTGGTCGTTCCCGTCGCCGTCGGCTACTGGCACTTCTCGCGTGCCGACCTCAACTGA